A region of Allocoleopsis franciscana PCC 7113 DNA encodes the following proteins:
- a CDS encoding DUF3598 family protein, with product MLTQWECLLKNLGEWQGSFTRVSPQGEQVEDTPTVVSLAGLNNHQTIRQIVRYLPPDQAVKETVLEYSSLNRSTLFFENGAFSQGSIQWGPFSEFGAELGLIEGNRRLRLLQLFNKDSQLAQLTLIREKLANTDTPERPPLTLEQLLGAWEGEAVTIYPDWRSPETYPTRLEIHHEESDCSERSNKGDDSTGAGGSDRIVQQLTFGSGASARTIRSTARVNGSILHFDQSPLPTQVLLLPDGASANCPLHIKPGHRFVLEVGWLLQPDRRQRLVRSYSDSGEWVSLTLVTEHKVTTGS from the coding sequence ATGCTGACACAATGGGAATGTCTTTTGAAGAATTTAGGTGAATGGCAAGGCTCATTTACCCGCGTCTCACCCCAGGGAGAACAGGTAGAGGATACACCGACAGTGGTGAGCTTGGCAGGATTAAATAATCATCAAACGATTCGTCAGATTGTACGCTATCTCCCACCCGATCAGGCGGTAAAGGAAACAGTTCTTGAGTATAGTTCTCTCAATCGCAGTACCCTGTTTTTTGAAAATGGTGCTTTTTCCCAAGGCTCGATTCAGTGGGGGCCGTTTTCAGAATTTGGGGCAGAATTGGGTTTAATTGAGGGAAATCGTCGTTTGCGTTTGCTGCAGTTATTCAATAAAGATAGTCAGCTAGCGCAGCTAACCTTGATTCGGGAAAAACTAGCGAATACAGACACTCCAGAGCGCCCACCGCTCACGTTAGAACAGTTGCTAGGAGCATGGGAGGGAGAAGCCGTGACAATTTATCCGGATTGGCGATCGCCTGAAACTTATCCCACTCGTCTCGAAATCCACCACGAAGAGAGTGATTGCTCTGAGCGCAGCAACAAAGGCGATGACTCCACAGGGGCAGGGGGAAGCGATCGCATTGTACAACAGCTCACGTTTGGCTCTGGGGCGTCAGCCCGAACTATCCGTTCTACGGCTAGAGTAAATGGCTCAATACTGCACTTCGACCAAAGTCCCTTACCCACTCAAGTCTTGCTGCTACCGGATGGAGCCTCTGCCAACTGCCCATTGCACATCAAACCCGGTCACCGTTTTGTGCTAGAGGTGGGTTGGTTGTTGCAACCGGATCGGCGTCAACGCTTGGTTCGCAGTTACAGTGATAGCGGGGAATGGGTGAGTCTGACTTTGGTCACAGAACACAAAGTGACAACAGGGTCGTAA
- a CDS encoding elongation factor G — translation MNQKVSSATRNVAIVGPYLSGKTTLLESLLFVTGAISRKGSIKDGNTVGDGAAEARDRQMTVEVSAASTQHQDIRFTFVDCPGSIEFAQETYNALIGVDAAVVVCEPVTDRVLTLAPLFKFLDDWEIPHLVFINKMDRLTCDGDGWGESYRAILDALKSVSTRPLIPHQYPIGQGEQLLGFIDLVTEQAFHYHSGAPADPVPLPESLKEQEHAARAEMLEALADFDDHLLEELLEEIEPPQEEIVQDLRMELGADLIVPVFIGVAEQDYGVRHLIDALVREAPTPETTAERRGLDMNSETAVAQVLKTYYTPQGGKLSLVRVWQGQLTDGIVLNGVRAGGLYRMLGQQQQSVSEAPAGEIVAIGRLEGIQTGQTLTNHSGNGTMEEAKAEALRPVYALAIAAENRKDEVKLSNALTKLLEEDPSLAWEQHGDTNEIILWGQGEIHLQVALDRLRRKYNLPMTTHLPRVPYKETIRKPTNSHGRYKHQSGGHGQFGDVYLDIKPVARGEGFSFSETIVGGVVPKQYIPGVEIGVREYLTHGPLGFPVVDVAVTLTNGSYHNVDSSEQAFKQAARLAMTEGMPKCEPVLLEPIMTILVCVPKDFTSKALQLITGRRGQILGYEGRSDWTGWDNVSGYLPQAEMHDFIIELRSLTMGVGFFNWQYDHLQEVPGKLAENVLATSGNGNGNGK, via the coding sequence ATGAACCAAAAAGTGAGTTCTGCCACCCGTAATGTGGCAATTGTTGGTCCCTATTTAAGTGGTAAAACAACACTTTTAGAAAGTTTGTTGTTTGTCACGGGTGCAATTTCGCGCAAAGGCAGCATTAAAGACGGTAATACAGTAGGGGATGGTGCGGCTGAGGCTCGCGATCGCCAAATGACCGTAGAAGTCAGCGCGGCGAGTACCCAGCATCAAGACATCCGCTTCACCTTTGTCGATTGTCCGGGTTCTATTGAATTTGCACAAGAAACTTATAACGCCCTAATTGGTGTCGATGCGGCGGTGGTTGTTTGTGAACCGGTGACCGATCGCGTCCTGACCCTTGCTCCTTTATTCAAATTCCTCGACGATTGGGAAATCCCACACCTCGTCTTTATCAACAAAATGGACCGACTCACCTGTGATGGTGACGGTTGGGGGGAATCTTATCGCGCCATCTTAGACGCCCTCAAATCGGTTTCGACACGCCCTCTAATTCCCCATCAATATCCCATTGGTCAAGGTGAACAACTCCTGGGGTTTATTGATTTAGTTACAGAACAAGCTTTTCATTACCATTCCGGTGCGCCTGCTGATCCAGTCCCCCTGCCAGAATCCTTAAAAGAACAAGAACATGCGGCAAGGGCAGAAATGCTGGAAGCCCTAGCTGATTTTGATGACCACCTATTAGAAGAACTATTAGAGGAAATTGAGCCACCCCAAGAAGAAATTGTCCAAGATTTGAGGATGGAATTGGGGGCAGATTTGATTGTGCCCGTCTTCATCGGGGTTGCGGAACAAGATTACGGCGTCAGGCACCTGATTGATGCCCTAGTGCGGGAAGCCCCAACCCCTGAAACGACCGCTGAGCGACGAGGACTGGATATGAACTCCGAGACGGCAGTGGCGCAGGTACTCAAAACCTACTACACCCCTCAAGGCGGTAAACTCTCTCTGGTTCGTGTCTGGCAGGGTCAACTGACCGATGGAATTGTCCTGAATGGAGTCCGGGCCGGTGGTTTGTACCGGATGCTTGGTCAGCAACAGCAGTCGGTTTCCGAAGCGCCAGCCGGTGAGATTGTGGCAATTGGACGTTTAGAAGGAATTCAGACCGGCCAAACTCTCACCAACCATTCGGGCAATGGGACGATGGAAGAGGCGAAAGCTGAGGCATTGCGACCCGTTTATGCACTAGCGATCGCCGCCGAAAATCGCAAAGATGAAGTCAAGCTCAGTAATGCCTTAACCAAGCTGCTGGAAGAAGACCCCTCCCTAGCTTGGGAGCAACACGGGGATACCAACGAAATTATCCTTTGGGGACAGGGGGAAATTCACCTTCAGGTCGCCTTAGACCGACTGCGGCGTAAGTATAACCTACCCATGACGACTCACTTGCCGCGAGTTCCCTACAAAGAAACGATTCGCAAACCCACCAACTCCCACGGACGCTATAAGCATCAAAGTGGCGGTCACGGGCAGTTTGGGGATGTTTACTTGGATATCAAACCGGTAGCGCGTGGCGAAGGCTTTAGCTTCTCGGAAACCATTGTGGGGGGTGTGGTGCCGAAGCAGTACATCCCTGGCGTAGAAATTGGGGTGCGGGAGTATTTGACGCATGGACCACTCGGTTTCCCTGTGGTTGATGTAGCGGTAACTCTGACGAATGGCTCTTACCACAACGTTGATAGTTCCGAACAAGCCTTTAAGCAGGCGGCGCGGTTAGCCATGACGGAAGGAATGCCCAAATGTGAACCGGTACTTTTAGAACCGATCATGACCATTCTGGTGTGCGTACCCAAGGACTTCACCTCGAAGGCTCTGCAACTGATCACCGGACGTCGGGGGCAAATTCTCGGCTATGAAGGGCGTTCCGATTGGACAGGTTGGGACAATGTTTCTGGCTATCTACCTCAGGCGGAGATGCACGACTTTATTATTGAGTTGCGATCGCTCACGATGGGTGTTGGTTTCTTCAACTGGCAGTATGACCATCTCCAGGAGGTTCCCGGTAAATTGGCTGAAAATGTTCTGGCTACCAGTGGCAATGGTAATGGTAATGGCAAATAG
- a CDS encoding tetratricopeptide repeat protein has protein sequence MDLSNSWKRFCFKIKQNLPYTRLTLSPHAFILTVSFLLFSTSLTVLKQPSTASAQSLPVLTPTQPAAVEFLNKGIGLIQQGKLPEAIAAFRQASQLNPQLAPAHYNLGLALRQSGQLQASADAFYQATQVDPNFALAFANLGAALLEGNNLQQARDYLTRALELEPNLGVAHYNYGLLLSQAGDQEQAIDQFKNALQVSPNAPEPAYHIGLIYLQQGKIEDAKKLFQQALKINPKYAEAHYNLGSILFSQGNLDAALTAFRKAAESNSNYPNAYYGAGLVFLRQNRFSDAQQVLQYAKMLYTVQGNSQWAANAEQLLQKARNSTP, from the coding sequence ATGGATTTAAGCAACAGTTGGAAACGATTTTGTTTCAAAATCAAGCAGAATTTGCCCTATACTCGCTTGACGCTATCCCCTCACGCCTTTATTCTGACGGTTAGCTTTCTGTTATTCAGCACAAGCCTAACCGTGCTCAAACAGCCCTCTACAGCCTCAGCGCAGTCACTCCCAGTGCTGACGCCGACACAACCCGCTGCTGTTGAGTTCCTCAACAAGGGAATTGGGTTGATTCAGCAGGGAAAATTGCCAGAAGCGATCGCCGCATTTCGACAAGCCTCTCAACTCAACCCCCAACTCGCACCCGCCCACTACAATTTAGGGTTAGCCTTGCGGCAATCAGGACAATTACAAGCCTCAGCGGATGCCTTTTATCAGGCAACCCAGGTAGACCCCAATTTTGCTTTAGCCTTTGCTAATTTAGGGGCAGCGTTGTTAGAAGGGAATAATTTACAGCAAGCACGAGATTATTTGACGCGGGCACTTGAACTTGAACCCAACCTTGGTGTCGCTCATTATAACTATGGTTTGTTGCTTTCCCAAGCGGGAGATCAAGAGCAGGCGATCGATCAATTTAAAAATGCATTACAGGTGAGTCCAAATGCTCCAGAACCGGCTTATCATATCGGACTGATTTATTTACAACAGGGCAAAATCGAAGATGCAAAAAAGCTATTCCAACAAGCCCTAAAAATTAACCCCAAATATGCGGAAGCTCATTATAATTTAGGGTCAATTTTATTCAGCCAAGGCAACTTAGATGCGGCGCTTACAGCTTTCCGAAAAGCGGCTGAAAGTAACTCAAACTATCCCAATGCTTACTATGGTGCTGGGTTAGTATTTCTGCGGCAGAACCGATTTAGCGATGCCCAGCAAGTTTTGCAATATGCTAAAATGCTCTATACGGTGCAAGGAAATTCCCAGTGGGCAGCAAATGCCGAGCAGTTATTACAAAAAGCACGTAATTCTACTCCCTAG
- a CDS encoding calcium-translocating P-type ATPase, PMCA-type has product MVTRNVSDSASEPVKGARTLPYQGLTSHQVKVNRQKYGANILTPPERTPWWMLFLEKFADPVIRILMIAAVIAISVGMIEGEYAEGLGIVVAILLATTLAFINEYKASQEFEILNQVYDEVSSKVIRDGSVTSIPRKELVVGDIVYIEQGQEIPADGEVLEEISLYLDQSKLTGESEPVKKYTKAKAEAYAREEATYPPYKIYRGTIVDQGEGLFELTAVGDQTEIGKVAMAVATVESGEQTPLNFQLERLSKLIGVVGLSFSGLTFVALLVRGFTTGELSLTLQQAYFAGLLIVSVIVALLQVWLPVVYDGFELAGTPVEPPQWLTSSRWVEWLKTVGIGLGLLALGIAVGYPFGLMPGAGESWLPSSVGRALLNYFMVAVTIIVVAVPEGLAMSVTLSLAYSMRKMAASHNLVRRMHACETIGAATVICSDKTGTLTQNQMRVHEVNFPALNPQRPDFKFIQAFIAEAIAANSTADLEKKPLSPPHFLGNATEGALLLWLDSQDIDYIPYRNHFQLKSRSPFSTEKKYMRTLGTSSVTGGDVLYLKGAPEVILEHCSQILTEESHSPLSDKTEILTLLKAYQQRGMRTLGLAYQDMSPDASELDIDDIDHSLTWLGFVAISDPLRAEVPEAIRACLDAGIQVKVVTGDSPETVQEIARQIGLWQEDDCRQNRYLHLTGQQFNQLSDEEAKRAVKELKILSRACPLDKFRLVKLLQENGHIVAVTGDGTNDAAAMKQAHVGLAMGSGTAIAKEASDIILLNDSFGSIVNAIVWGRSLYENIQRFILFQLTINVVALGIAFLGPFLGVALPLTVTQMLWVNLIMDTFAALALATEPPHWSVMERSPRNPESFIVSTSMAKNIFMTGLSFLVFLVSFLLYIRKDEGLTPYELSVFFAVFVMFQFWNLFNARCLGLKQSAFANLAKNKGFIVIAATIFLGQILIIQFGGSVFRTVPLSFSDWITVTAGTSIILWLGELWRLMIRLKSKANLEKSRTQVS; this is encoded by the coding sequence ATGGTTACTCGTAACGTCAGCGATAGCGCTAGTGAGCCGGTTAAGGGTGCTCGTACCCTGCCATATCAAGGACTTACGTCCCATCAGGTGAAGGTCAACCGTCAAAAGTACGGAGCCAACATTCTCACCCCTCCGGAACGCACTCCCTGGTGGATGTTATTCTTAGAAAAATTTGCAGACCCAGTCATCCGTATCCTGATGATTGCCGCTGTCATCGCCATCAGTGTAGGTATGATTGAGGGCGAATACGCGGAAGGATTGGGGATTGTGGTTGCCATTTTACTGGCGACCACACTCGCCTTTATTAATGAATATAAAGCCAGTCAAGAGTTTGAAATTCTCAACCAAGTCTATGATGAAGTCTCCTCCAAAGTCATCCGTGATGGTAGCGTTACCAGCATTCCTCGTAAAGAGCTGGTCGTCGGTGACATTGTTTATATTGAACAGGGCCAAGAAATCCCAGCAGATGGAGAAGTCCTCGAAGAAATCTCTCTTTACCTCGATCAATCCAAACTGACGGGAGAATCAGAGCCAGTTAAAAAGTATACCAAAGCCAAGGCTGAGGCGTATGCTCGTGAAGAAGCGACTTACCCCCCTTATAAAATTTATCGCGGTACGATTGTTGACCAGGGAGAAGGATTATTTGAGCTGACGGCGGTTGGCGACCAAACTGAAATCGGGAAAGTGGCGATGGCGGTGGCGACAGTCGAATCCGGAGAACAAACGCCGCTCAATTTTCAACTCGAACGACTCAGTAAATTGATTGGGGTGGTGGGCTTGTCCTTTTCTGGGTTAACCTTTGTCGCGCTATTGGTGCGTGGCTTTACCACAGGAGAACTCAGTCTTACCCTGCAACAGGCTTATTTTGCCGGACTGCTGATTGTGAGTGTGATTGTGGCTCTATTGCAAGTTTGGCTACCCGTGGTTTACGATGGCTTTGAACTCGCTGGCACTCCGGTGGAACCGCCCCAGTGGTTAACAAGTTCTCGCTGGGTGGAATGGCTCAAAACAGTTGGTATTGGTTTAGGGCTGTTAGCGCTGGGGATTGCGGTAGGCTATCCCTTCGGATTAATGCCTGGGGCGGGAGAGAGTTGGTTACCCAGTAGTGTGGGTAGAGCCTTGCTGAATTATTTTATGGTAGCCGTCACCATTATTGTCGTGGCAGTACCCGAAGGCTTAGCGATGAGTGTGACTCTCTCCCTCGCCTACAGTATGCGAAAAATGGCGGCTTCCCATAATCTGGTGCGGCGAATGCACGCTTGTGAGACGATTGGAGCAGCGACCGTGATTTGCTCTGATAAAACAGGCACCCTCACCCAAAACCAAATGCGGGTGCATGAAGTTAACTTTCCTGCACTGAATCCACAGCGACCCGATTTTAAGTTTATCCAAGCCTTCATTGCTGAAGCGATCGCCGCCAACAGCACGGCGGATTTAGAAAAGAAACCCCTCTCACCCCCTCATTTCTTGGGGAATGCAACGGAAGGCGCTTTACTGTTATGGCTGGATAGTCAAGATATCGATTACATCCCTTATCGAAATCACTTTCAGCTTAAATCTCGTTCCCCCTTCTCGACTGAAAAAAAATACATGAGGACGTTGGGAACTTCATCCGTAACGGGTGGGGATGTGCTTTATCTTAAAGGTGCACCGGAGGTAATTTTAGAACACTGTTCCCAAATTCTCACCGAAGAAAGTCACTCTCCCCTAAGTGATAAAACCGAAATTTTGACTCTGCTAAAAGCTTACCAACAACGGGGAATGCGGACTCTGGGATTGGCTTATCAGGATATGTCTCCCGATGCGAGTGAGTTGGATATTGATGACATTGATCATTCTCTCACTTGGCTAGGATTTGTGGCAATTTCTGACCCCTTACGTGCAGAAGTGCCTGAGGCGATTCGGGCTTGTCTCGATGCCGGCATTCAAGTCAAAGTGGTGACGGGAGATAGTCCAGAAACAGTTCAAGAAATTGCACGTCAAATTGGTCTTTGGCAAGAGGACGATTGCCGACAAAACAGATATTTGCATTTAACGGGTCAACAATTTAATCAATTGAGTGATGAAGAAGCCAAACGGGCTGTGAAAGAGTTAAAAATTCTGTCTAGAGCTTGTCCTTTGGATAAATTTCGGTTGGTTAAGCTGTTACAGGAAAATGGTCACATTGTTGCTGTTACGGGGGACGGCACGAATGATGCAGCGGCAATGAAGCAAGCTCATGTGGGCTTAGCGATGGGCAGTGGCACTGCGATCGCCAAAGAAGCCAGTGATATTATCTTACTGAACGATTCTTTTGGGAGTATTGTCAATGCGATTGTTTGGGGTCGGTCTTTATATGAGAACATTCAGCGATTTATCCTGTTTCAATTAACCATTAATGTCGTTGCGTTGGGTATTGCTTTTCTTGGCCCATTTCTGGGGGTAGCGCTTCCTCTTACCGTTACCCAAATGCTCTGGGTTAATTTGATTATGGATACATTTGCCGCATTAGCTTTAGCGACAGAACCCCCTCACTGGAGTGTGATGGAACGCTCTCCCCGTAACCCAGAATCCTTTATTGTTTCCACCTCCATGGCAAAGAACATTTTTATGACGGGTTTGAGCTTTTTGGTGTTTCTGGTGAGCTTCTTACTCTACATTCGTAAAGATGAGGGATTAACGCCTTATGAGCTTTCTGTCTTCTTTGCTGTATTTGTCATGTTTCAGTTTTGGAACCTATTTAATGCCCGATGTTTAGGATTAAAGCAATCTGCCTTTGCTAATTTAGCTAAAAACAAAGGATTTATAGTTATTGCGGCAACTATCTTTTTGGGTCAAATCCTAATTATTCAGTTTGGGGGGAGTGTTTTCAGAACCGTACCTTTGTCTTTCAGCGATTGGATAACGGTTACAGCGGGAACATCGATAATCCTTTGGTTGGGAGAACTCTGGCGCTTGATGATACGGTTAAAATCGAAAGCTAACTTGGAAAAATCTCGGACTCAAGTGTCTTGA
- a CDS encoding DUF2062 domain-containing protein, translating to MAEWWRVTDLFTKKSRKSLQCHPQHLPSVAKTAASGTHTSRRHTPRYTQAWQTHMVKSNRKPRGSKPSWRRRLQYFYWRLARLRGQPESLARGLACGVFAGLFPFFGSQTLLAVLLAFLFRGNKILALVGPWISNPFTSLPIYAFNFYIGKWLINDHTSTNINWRSWEDLKDIKELGIEIIWPLFVGCVVVGFVCAIISYFLGLRLIRRVRTSHHARQRRKRMKYLHQQYPDQYS from the coding sequence ATGGCGGAATGGTGGAGGGTTACTGATTTGTTTACGAAGAAGTCTAGAAAATCCCTGCAATGTCACCCGCAGCACTTACCCTCAGTCGCTAAAACGGCTGCCTCTGGTACTCACACGAGTCGGAGGCACACTCCACGCTACACCCAGGCTTGGCAAACGCACATGGTCAAAAGCAATCGCAAGCCGAGAGGCTCTAAGCCAAGTTGGCGGCGACGTTTACAATATTTTTATTGGCGTTTAGCCCGTTTGCGCGGACAACCAGAATCCCTGGCACGGGGTTTAGCCTGTGGCGTATTTGCTGGATTATTTCCCTTTTTTGGTTCCCAAACACTTCTGGCTGTTTTGCTAGCCTTTCTGTTTCGGGGCAATAAAATCCTAGCCTTAGTTGGGCCTTGGATTAGTAATCCGTTTACTTCTTTACCGATTTATGCATTTAATTTCTACATCGGGAAATGGCTGATCAACGACCATACTTCAACGAATATAAATTGGCGTTCATGGGAGGATCTTAAGGATATTAAGGAGTTAGGGATAGAAATTATCTGGCCTTTGTTTGTCGGCTGCGTGGTTGTGGGGTTTGTCTGTGCCATTATTAGTTATTTCCTCGGTTTGCGGCTAATTCGCCGAGTTCGGACTTCCCACCATGCACGTCAACGACGCAAACGGATGAAATATTTACACCAACAATATCCCGATCAGTACTCATAG
- a CDS encoding DNA phosphorothioation-associated putative methyltransferase, with protein MVAPIPEAPEIERHRAAIARIDLSKPVRLAIESAILTKDTPFFDYGCGHGGDIDRTQNQGYTSAGWDPYYQPDNPLIPADIVNLGYVINVIEDPAERREALLKAWELTQKVLIVAAQVLIDDRASGQIAYGDGIVTRRNTFQKYYEQEELKVYIDQVLNVDAIPVALGIYFVFRDEAQAESFRASRFRSRTTTPRIRANIKRFEDYQELLAPLMGFVTERGRLPTSTELASVADILAEFGTLRRAFQVILQATDQNEWDAISEKRRQDILVYLALTQFSHRPKFGNLESVLQNDIKGLFGNYKQACAAADLMLVSVGDLRLMANCCKRSAIGKLLPNALYVHVSALEALNPLLRVYEGCASRTIGRMDGATLVKFHFNVPKISYLFYPDFDIEPHPTLHTSMQIDLRDLQVVYRDYDTSENPPILHRKETFVMPDYPDYEKFAKLTQQEEKWGLLDETSTIGTRKGWQKCLKEHCAEIKGHRVYWRKDADPYRVKLLMSARNRHKS; from the coding sequence ATGGTTGCTCCAATCCCAGAAGCCCCTGAAATTGAGCGTCACAGAGCGGCGATCGCCCGGATTGACCTCTCCAAACCCGTGCGATTGGCAATAGAAAGTGCCATCTTAACCAAAGATACCCCCTTTTTTGACTACGGCTGCGGTCACGGTGGCGATATTGATCGCACGCAGAACCAAGGCTATACCAGTGCGGGTTGGGACCCCTATTACCAGCCGGACAATCCCCTCATCCCCGCTGATATCGTTAATCTCGGCTACGTGATCAATGTAATCGAAGACCCCGCCGAACGCCGGGAAGCCCTGCTCAAAGCATGGGAATTAACCCAAAAAGTTCTGATTGTTGCCGCCCAAGTCTTAATTGATGACCGCGCATCCGGTCAAATTGCCTATGGGGATGGCATTGTCACCCGCCGCAATACGTTTCAGAAATATTACGAACAAGAAGAACTCAAAGTCTATATTGACCAAGTACTCAACGTCGATGCCATTCCTGTCGCCTTGGGAATTTACTTCGTCTTCCGGGATGAAGCCCAAGCCGAAAGCTTTCGCGCATCGCGTTTTCGTTCCCGCACCACGACTCCCAGAATTCGCGCCAACATTAAGCGATTTGAGGACTACCAAGAACTCCTCGCCCCCTTAATGGGCTTCGTCACGGAACGTGGACGCCTCCCCACTAGCACCGAACTCGCCAGCGTTGCCGATATTCTGGCTGAATTTGGCACCCTGCGCCGTGCCTTTCAAGTTATCTTACAAGCCACCGACCAAAACGAATGGGATGCCATTTCCGAAAAACGCCGCCAAGACATCCTGGTTTACCTGGCGCTAACGCAGTTTAGCCATCGCCCCAAATTTGGCAACCTGGAAAGTGTCTTACAAAACGATATTAAAGGACTCTTTGGCAACTACAAGCAAGCCTGTGCTGCGGCTGACTTAATGTTAGTGAGTGTAGGAGACTTGCGCCTGATGGCGAATTGCTGCAAACGAAGTGCGATCGGTAAACTGTTACCTAACGCTCTTTACGTTCACGTTTCCGCACTGGAAGCCCTAAATCCCCTGTTGCGAGTTTACGAAGGGTGCGCCAGTCGCACGATTGGTCGCATGGATGGTGCGACTCTCGTTAAGTTCCACTTTAATGTACCGAAAATTTCTTATCTGTTTTATCCCGACTTTGATATAGAACCCCATCCTACTTTGCACACGAGTATGCAGATTGACTTGCGGGATTTGCAAGTGGTTTACCGCGATTACGACACTTCAGAAAATCCGCCAATCCTGCACCGCAAAGAAACTTTTGTGATGCCGGATTATCCCGATTATGAGAAGTTTGCCAAACTCACTCAGCAGGAAGAAAAGTGGGGATTACTGGATGAAACGAGTACGATTGGTACGCGCAAAGGTTGGCAAAAATGTTTGAAAGAACACTGTGCTGAAATTAAGGGACATCGTGTCTATTGGCGTAAAGATGCTGACCCTTATCGAGTTAAACTCCTCATGTCTGCCCGAAATCGTCATAAGAGTTGA
- the dndE gene encoding DNA sulfur modification protein DndE — MEPPIDRITLSQSAKDQLLKLRRNTKIDQWNILCRWAFCRSLAEPTIPSPVPIPANSNVELTWKVFGGEMSDILIIALKQRCHNDGFPVDKETLATQFRLHLHRGIGYLAGDPNIKKIEDLIAVALPSQN; from the coding sequence ATGGAACCCCCAATCGATCGCATTACACTCTCCCAATCCGCCAAAGACCAACTTCTCAAGCTAAGACGCAACACCAAAATCGACCAATGGAACATCTTGTGCCGTTGGGCATTCTGTCGTTCTCTTGCCGAACCCACTATCCCGTCTCCAGTCCCAATCCCCGCTAACAGCAACGTCGAACTAACCTGGAAAGTCTTCGGCGGAGAAATGTCCGATATCCTCATCATTGCCCTCAAACAGCGCTGTCATAACGACGGCTTTCCTGTGGACAAAGAAACTCTGGCTACTCAATTTCGCCTTCACTTGCATCGGGGTATTGGTTACTTAGCGGGTGACCCTAATATTAAGAAAATTGAAGACTTAATTGCTGTTGCCTTGCCGTCTCAAAACTAA
- the ctpC gene encoding carboxyl-terminal processing protease CtpC codes for MVITKRGLVLGATALVITTVAVTTVGLLSKSQAVLSEVFRQSPKELVDEVWQIIDRQYVDATFNQQDWRSVRNEYLNRNYTNQEEAYKAIREMLKKLEDPYTRFMDPQEFKNMQIDTSGELTGVGIQLAQDEETKKLMVISPIEDTPAFKAGVLAKDVILKIDGKSTEGMDVNDAVKLIRGEPGTSVKLTVQRGNKQIDYQLTRAKIEIHPVRYESKNSPNGKVGYIRLTQFSANAAQEMRTAIKELEKQQVTGYILDVRSNPGGLLNASVEIARMWIDQGGIVSTVDRQGETDRQVANSRALTDKPLVVLVDGGSASASEILSGALQDDKRATLIGTQTFGKGLVQSVRGLEDGSGLAVTIAKYLTPSGRDINKLGIAPDVVVELSDAQRKTLQQDRTKIGTPDDPQYAKGLEVLQQKIAAKQNPRAQSSTR; via the coding sequence ATGGTAATTACAAAACGTGGCCTCGTTCTTGGTGCGACAGCATTAGTAATAACAACTGTTGCGGTGACAACTGTCGGTCTTTTGTCTAAAAGCCAAGCTGTTTTAAGCGAGGTTTTTCGCCAAAGCCCTAAGGAGTTAGTGGATGAGGTTTGGCAAATTATTGATCGGCAATATGTAGATGCCACGTTCAATCAACAGGACTGGCGATCCGTTCGCAACGAATATTTAAACCGCAATTACACGAACCAGGAAGAGGCTTATAAAGCCATCCGGGAAATGCTGAAGAAGCTGGAGGACCCTTACACTCGGTTCATGGACCCGCAAGAGTTCAAGAACATGCAGATTGATACGTCTGGAGAACTCACCGGGGTTGGAATTCAGCTAGCTCAGGATGAGGAAACGAAAAAACTGATGGTGATTTCCCCCATTGAGGATACACCTGCGTTTAAGGCTGGGGTTCTGGCAAAGGATGTGATCCTCAAGATTGACGGCAAGAGTACCGAGGGGATGGATGTCAATGATGCCGTCAAGCTGATTCGGGGTGAACCCGGAACTTCAGTCAAACTAACTGTTCAGCGAGGGAACAAGCAAATCGATTATCAGCTCACACGGGCAAAAATTGAAATTCATCCAGTACGGTACGAGTCTAAGAACTCGCCCAATGGCAAGGTTGGGTATATTCGTCTGACTCAATTTAGCGCCAATGCAGCGCAGGAAATGCGTACTGCGATCAAAGAGTTAGAAAAACAGCAGGTGACGGGCTATATTCTCGATGTACGTTCTAATCCTGGTGGCTTACTCAATGCCAGTGTTGAAATTGCCCGGATGTGGATCGACCAAGGGGGAATTGTCTCGACGGTGGATCGGCAGGGAGAAACGGATCGTCAAGTCGCCAACAGTCGTGCTCTGACCGATAAACCCCTAGTGGTGCTGGTAGATGGAGGTTCAGCCAGTGCCAGTGAGATTCTGTCTGGGGCTTTACAAGATGATAAGCGAGCGACTCTGATCGGAACTCAGACGTTTGGAAAAGGGTTGGTTCAGTCAGTACGAGGATTGGAAGATGGATCGGGTCTGGCAGTGACCATCGCCAAGTATCTCACCCCCAGTGGACGGGATATTAACAAGTTGGGAATTGCCCCAGATGTTGTGGTAGAACTATCGGATGCACAGCGTAAGACGTTGCAGCAGGATCGGACGAAAATCGGCACCCCAGACGATCCTCAATATGCTAAAGGTCTGGAAGTGCTTCAGCAGAAGATTGCCGCCAAACAAAACCCCAGAGCACAATCTTCCACACGTTAA